Proteins encoded together in one Dasypus novemcinctus isolate mDasNov1 chromosome 9, mDasNov1.1.hap2, whole genome shotgun sequence window:
- the NHSL3 gene encoding NHS-like protein 3 isoform X2 — MGNSHHKRKAPGGPRARSFWRFGRLAKRPAGSAKSESDTRLSAGPGQGPGSLGDEHQDNVFFPSGRPPHLEELHTQAQEGLRSLQHQEKQKLNKGGWDHGDTQSLQSSQTELSEDSISFCSQTTSYTAESSTAEDALSIRSEMIQRKGSTFRPHDSFPKSSGKSGRRRRERRSTVLGLPQHVQKELGLRNEREAPGTPRPPRSRDAVRIPTVDGCLAGPASGTGARVSLQALEAAAEADTETEAVLQCHIDRVYRDDTLVGRSTGARPSPLTRPKSLAVPGLTGGAGPPEPLSPAMSISPQATYLSKLIPHAVLPPTVDVVALGRCSLRTLSRCSLLSASPASIRSLGRFSSASSPRPRSRHPSSSSDTWSHSQSSETIVSDGSTLSSKGGSEGRPEGSVAGSSVAPPPQGGSGRGSPSGGSTAEASDTVSIRSSGQSSGRSVSLRKLKRPPPPPRRTHSLHQRASAAPDGPLGLPPKPERKQQPQLPRPPTTGGSEGVGAAPCPPSSTGSWVPGLSPGGSRRPPRSPERTLSPSSGYSSQSGTPTLPPKGLAGAPASPGKTQPPKPGRVASLRSPGASVSSSLTSLCSSSSDPAPSDRSGPQMSTPLGDRFVIPPHPKVPAPFSPPPSKPRSPSQAAPALATPSGVPGPVLTSDGKLELTATPQTSLTPLQEALVVSKDRSPPPSPPPSYHPPPPPSKKPEVVEEAPFTPEAAGEPLQDPSWPPPPPPAPEEQDLSMADFPPPEEAFFSLAGPEPAGPSDLSEPVSSLVTLPSDIVSSQSQPWGTPEPPPALPPTSSVPELAKLPRKEPVGCSKSSGVPREDTGTPLVTPSLLQMVRLRSVGASTGAPTPASGPSAPQKPLRRSLSGRASPAPAPSSGLHAAVQLKASNLAVSEGPIGAQPGGPPEAEPRPPQSPASTASFIFSKGTKKLQLERPLSPETQADLQRNLVAELQSISEQRPPQAPKKPLKAPPPVARKPSMGTPPPTSPSFPRAEPLTAPSTNGLPHAEARTKGEPAENGGVVQLADSKERQRDPAGSDPQKELV; from the exons GCTCTGCCAAGTCTGAGAGTGACACACGTCTAAGTGCAGGGCCCGGCCAGGGGCCAGGATCTCTAGGGGATGAGCACCAGGACAATGTCTTCTTCCCCAGCGGGCGGCCGCCGCACCTGGAGGAGCTGCACACGCAGGCCCAGGAGGGGCtccgctccctgcagcaccaag AAAAACAGAAGCTGAACAAGGGtggctgggaccatggagacaCCCAGAGCCTTCAG TCCTCCCAGACGGAGCTGAGTGAAGACAGCATCTCCTTCTGCAGCCAGACCACATCCTACACAGCTGAGAGCTCCACGGCAGAGGATGCTCTCTCCATCCGCTCAGAGATGATCCAGCGCAAAG GCTCCACCTTCCGACCCCATGACTCATTTCCCAAATCATCTGGAAAGTCAGGGCGGCGGCGGCGAGAACGGCGGAGCACGGTGCTGGGATTGCCACAGCATGTGCAGAAGGAACTCG GCCTGCGGAATGAGCGGGAGGCACCGGGTACTCCCCGACCTCCCCGCTCCCGGGATGCTGTACGCATCCCCACAGTGGACGGCTGCCTGGCCGGCCCGGCCTCAGGGACAGGAGCCCGGGTATCCCTGCAGGCGCTGGAGGCAGCGGCGGAGGCCGACACCGAGACAGAGGCCGTGCTGCAGTGCCATATCGACCGCGTCTACCGGGACGACACCCTCGTAGGCCGGTCCACAGGAGCCCGGCCTTCGCCCTTGACCAGGCCCAAGTCCTTGGCAGTGCCTGGGCTGACAGGAGGGGCAGGGCCTCCAGAGCCCCTGAGCCCGGCCATGTCCATCTCGCCCCAGGCTACCTACCTGTCGAAGCTGATTCCACACGCTGTACTGCCGCCCACAGTCGATGTGGTGGCCCTGGGCCGCTGCAGCCTGCGCACACTGAGCCGCTGCAGCCTGCTGTCGGCCAGCCCGGCCTCCATCCGCTCGCTGGGCCGCTTCTCCTCGGCCTCAAGCCCTCGGCCCCGCAGCCGCCACCCTTCCTCCTCCAGTGACACCTGGAGCCACTCTCAGTCCTCGGAGACCATCGTGTCTGACGGCTCCACCCTCTCCTCCAAGGGCGGCTCAGAAGGGCGGCCGGAGGGCTCCGTGGCTGGCAGTAGTGTGGCACCACCTCCCCAGGGCGGCAGCGGGAGGGGCTCTCCCAGTGGGGGCAGCACTGCCGAGGCCTCAGACACGGTCAGCATCCGCAGCAGCGGGCAGTCGTCTGGCCGGAGCGTGTCCCTGCGGAAACTGAAGCGGCCTCCGCCGCCTCCCCGCCGGACCCACTCGCTCCATCAGCGGGCCTCGGCAGCACCCGACGGGCCTCTGGGGTTGCCTCCCAAGCCCGAGCGGAAGCAGCAGCCACAGCTACCTCGGCCGCCCACCACTGGTGGGTCAGAAGGGGTGGGGGCAGCACCCTGTCCACCCAGCTCAACAGGCAGCTGGGTGCCTGGCTTGTCTCCAGGTGGCTCCCGGCGCCCACCACGCTCCCCAGAACGGACGCTCTCACCCTCTAGTGGGTACTCAAGCCAAAGCGGTACCCCTACCCTCCCTCCCAAAGGCCTGGCAGGTGCCCCCGCTTCTCCAGGCAAGACCCAGCCCCCTAAGCCAGGACGTGTCGCCTCCCTTCGCTCTCCTGgggcctcagtctcctcctcccTCACATCTCTGTGTTCTTCCTCCTCTGACCCGGCCCCCTCAGACCGCTCTGGTCCACAGATGTCTACTCCCCTAGGTGACAGGTTTGtcatccctccccaccccaaggtGCCTGCCCCATTTTCCCCGCCCCCATCAAAGCCCAGGAGCCCCAGTCAAGCTGCTCCTGCTCTGGCCACCCCTTCTGGGGTCCCTGGACCTGTCTTGACCAGTGATGGCAAGCTTGAGTTGACTGCCACTCCCCAGACATCCCTGACCCCACTACAGGAGGCTCTCGTGGTCTCCAAAGACCGGTcgcccccaccatccccacccccatcttACCATCCCCCCCCTCCACCCTCTAAGAAGCCAGAGGTGGTTGAGGAGGCTCCATTTACCCCAGAGGCTGCTGGGGAGCCCCTCCAAGATCCCAgctggcccccacccccacctcctgcaCCTGAGGAACAGGATCTGTCCATGGCTGACTTCCCTCCACCCGAGGAGGCCTTCTTCTCTCTGGCTGGCCCTGAGCCTGCAGGCCCTTCTGACCTCTCAGAGCCTGTCAGTTCCTTGGTCACCTTGCCCTCAGATATCGTCTCTTCCCAGAGCCAGCCCTGGGGTACACCAGAGCCTCCCCCAGCTCTACCTCCTACGAGTTCTGTCCCCGAGCTGGCCAAACTCCCTAGGAAAGAACCAGTGGGCTGCAGCAAGAGCAGTGGGGTTCCCAGAGAGGACACTGGCACACCCCTGGTCACACCTTCGCTCCTGCAGATGGTGCGGCTGCGTTCTGTGGGTGCTTCCACAGGGGCTCCAACCCCAGCATCAGGGCCATCGGCCCCCCAGAAGCCCCTACGAAGGTCCCTGTCAGGGCGGGCCAGCCCTGCGCCTGCCCCCTCCTCGGGGCTCCATGCTGCCGTCCAACTCAAGGCCTCCAACTTGGCAGTCAGCGAGGGCCCCATAGGTGCCCAACCCGGCGGACCGCCTGAGGCGGAGCCGCGGCCTCCCCAGTCCCCGGCCTCTACAGCCAGCTTCATCTTCTCCAAGGGCACTAAGAAGCTGCAGCTTGAGCGGCCCCTGTCACCTGAGACCCAGGCTGACCTCCAGCGGAATCTGGTGGCTGAACTTCAGAGCATCTCAGAGCAACGGCCACCTCAGGCTCCAAAGAAACCACTTAAGGCGCCCCCACCTGTGGCACGCAAGCCCTCCATGGGAacacccccacccacctcccctaGCTTTCCGCGGGCTGAGCCCCTTACTGCCCCTTCCACCAACGGGCTCCCTCATGCTGAGGCTAGGACTAAGGGGGAGCCGGCGGAAAATGGAGGTGTTGTGCAGCTGGCAGACTCAAAGGAGAGGCAGCGAGACCCCGCTGGCTCAG ATCCACAGAAAGAGCTGGTCTGA
- the NHSL3 gene encoding NHS-like protein 3 isoform X3: MVVLLGRHLPVLLGLFKKGSAKSESDTRLSAGPGQGPGSLGDEHQDNVFFPSGRPPHLEELHTQAQEGLRSLQHQEKQKLNKGGWDHGDTQSLQSSQTELSEDSISFCSQTTSYTAESSTAEDALSIRSEMIQRKGSTFRPHDSFPKSSGKSGRRRRERRSTVLGLPQHVQKELGLRNEREAPGTPRPPRSRDAVRIPTVDGCLAGPASGTGARVSLQALEAAAEADTETEAVLQCHIDRVYRDDTLVGRSTGARPSPLTRPKSLAVPGLTGGAGPPEPLSPAMSISPQATYLSKLIPHAVLPPTVDVVALGRCSLRTLSRCSLLSASPASIRSLGRFSSASSPRPRSRHPSSSSDTWSHSQSSETIVSDGSTLSSKGGSEGRPEGSVAGSSVAPPPQGGSGRGSPSGGSTAEASDTVSIRSSGQSSGRSVSLRKLKRPPPPPRRTHSLHQRASAAPDGPLGLPPKPERKQQPQLPRPPTTGGSEGVGAAPCPPSSTGSWVPGLSPGGSRRPPRSPERTLSPSSGYSSQSGTPTLPPKGLAGAPASPGKTQPPKPGRVASLRSPGASVSSSLTSLCSSSSDPAPSDRSGPQMSTPLGDRFVIPPHPKVPAPFSPPPSKPRSPSQAAPALATPSGVPGPVLTSDGKLELTATPQTSLTPLQEALVVSKDRSPPPSPPPSYHPPPPPSKKPEVVEEAPFTPEAAGEPLQDPSWPPPPPPAPEEQDLSMADFPPPEEAFFSLAGPEPAGPSDLSEPVSSLVTLPSDIVSSQSQPWGTPEPPPALPPTSSVPELAKLPRKEPVGCSKSSGVPREDTGTPLVTPSLLQMVRLRSVGASTGAPTPASGPSAPQKPLRRSLSGRASPAPAPSSGLHAAVQLKASNLAVSEGPIGAQPGGPPEAEPRPPQSPASTASFIFSKGTKKLQLERPLSPETQADLQRNLVAELQSISEQRPPQAPKKPLKAPPPVARKPSMGTPPPTSPSFPRAEPLTAPSTNGLPHAEARTKGEPAENGGVVQLADSKERQRDPAGSDPQKELV; the protein is encoded by the exons ATGGTGGTGCTCCTGGGCCGCCACCTCCCGGTGCTCCTGGGGCTCTTTAAGAAGG GCTCTGCCAAGTCTGAGAGTGACACACGTCTAAGTGCAGGGCCCGGCCAGGGGCCAGGATCTCTAGGGGATGAGCACCAGGACAATGTCTTCTTCCCCAGCGGGCGGCCGCCGCACCTGGAGGAGCTGCACACGCAGGCCCAGGAGGGGCtccgctccctgcagcaccaag AAAAACAGAAGCTGAACAAGGGtggctgggaccatggagacaCCCAGAGCCTTCAG TCCTCCCAGACGGAGCTGAGTGAAGACAGCATCTCCTTCTGCAGCCAGACCACATCCTACACAGCTGAGAGCTCCACGGCAGAGGATGCTCTCTCCATCCGCTCAGAGATGATCCAGCGCAAAG GCTCCACCTTCCGACCCCATGACTCATTTCCCAAATCATCTGGAAAGTCAGGGCGGCGGCGGCGAGAACGGCGGAGCACGGTGCTGGGATTGCCACAGCATGTGCAGAAGGAACTCG GCCTGCGGAATGAGCGGGAGGCACCGGGTACTCCCCGACCTCCCCGCTCCCGGGATGCTGTACGCATCCCCACAGTGGACGGCTGCCTGGCCGGCCCGGCCTCAGGGACAGGAGCCCGGGTATCCCTGCAGGCGCTGGAGGCAGCGGCGGAGGCCGACACCGAGACAGAGGCCGTGCTGCAGTGCCATATCGACCGCGTCTACCGGGACGACACCCTCGTAGGCCGGTCCACAGGAGCCCGGCCTTCGCCCTTGACCAGGCCCAAGTCCTTGGCAGTGCCTGGGCTGACAGGAGGGGCAGGGCCTCCAGAGCCCCTGAGCCCGGCCATGTCCATCTCGCCCCAGGCTACCTACCTGTCGAAGCTGATTCCACACGCTGTACTGCCGCCCACAGTCGATGTGGTGGCCCTGGGCCGCTGCAGCCTGCGCACACTGAGCCGCTGCAGCCTGCTGTCGGCCAGCCCGGCCTCCATCCGCTCGCTGGGCCGCTTCTCCTCGGCCTCAAGCCCTCGGCCCCGCAGCCGCCACCCTTCCTCCTCCAGTGACACCTGGAGCCACTCTCAGTCCTCGGAGACCATCGTGTCTGACGGCTCCACCCTCTCCTCCAAGGGCGGCTCAGAAGGGCGGCCGGAGGGCTCCGTGGCTGGCAGTAGTGTGGCACCACCTCCCCAGGGCGGCAGCGGGAGGGGCTCTCCCAGTGGGGGCAGCACTGCCGAGGCCTCAGACACGGTCAGCATCCGCAGCAGCGGGCAGTCGTCTGGCCGGAGCGTGTCCCTGCGGAAACTGAAGCGGCCTCCGCCGCCTCCCCGCCGGACCCACTCGCTCCATCAGCGGGCCTCGGCAGCACCCGACGGGCCTCTGGGGTTGCCTCCCAAGCCCGAGCGGAAGCAGCAGCCACAGCTACCTCGGCCGCCCACCACTGGTGGGTCAGAAGGGGTGGGGGCAGCACCCTGTCCACCCAGCTCAACAGGCAGCTGGGTGCCTGGCTTGTCTCCAGGTGGCTCCCGGCGCCCACCACGCTCCCCAGAACGGACGCTCTCACCCTCTAGTGGGTACTCAAGCCAAAGCGGTACCCCTACCCTCCCTCCCAAAGGCCTGGCAGGTGCCCCCGCTTCTCCAGGCAAGACCCAGCCCCCTAAGCCAGGACGTGTCGCCTCCCTTCGCTCTCCTGgggcctcagtctcctcctcccTCACATCTCTGTGTTCTTCCTCCTCTGACCCGGCCCCCTCAGACCGCTCTGGTCCACAGATGTCTACTCCCCTAGGTGACAGGTTTGtcatccctccccaccccaaggtGCCTGCCCCATTTTCCCCGCCCCCATCAAAGCCCAGGAGCCCCAGTCAAGCTGCTCCTGCTCTGGCCACCCCTTCTGGGGTCCCTGGACCTGTCTTGACCAGTGATGGCAAGCTTGAGTTGACTGCCACTCCCCAGACATCCCTGACCCCACTACAGGAGGCTCTCGTGGTCTCCAAAGACCGGTcgcccccaccatccccacccccatcttACCATCCCCCCCCTCCACCCTCTAAGAAGCCAGAGGTGGTTGAGGAGGCTCCATTTACCCCAGAGGCTGCTGGGGAGCCCCTCCAAGATCCCAgctggcccccacccccacctcctgcaCCTGAGGAACAGGATCTGTCCATGGCTGACTTCCCTCCACCCGAGGAGGCCTTCTTCTCTCTGGCTGGCCCTGAGCCTGCAGGCCCTTCTGACCTCTCAGAGCCTGTCAGTTCCTTGGTCACCTTGCCCTCAGATATCGTCTCTTCCCAGAGCCAGCCCTGGGGTACACCAGAGCCTCCCCCAGCTCTACCTCCTACGAGTTCTGTCCCCGAGCTGGCCAAACTCCCTAGGAAAGAACCAGTGGGCTGCAGCAAGAGCAGTGGGGTTCCCAGAGAGGACACTGGCACACCCCTGGTCACACCTTCGCTCCTGCAGATGGTGCGGCTGCGTTCTGTGGGTGCTTCCACAGGGGCTCCAACCCCAGCATCAGGGCCATCGGCCCCCCAGAAGCCCCTACGAAGGTCCCTGTCAGGGCGGGCCAGCCCTGCGCCTGCCCCCTCCTCGGGGCTCCATGCTGCCGTCCAACTCAAGGCCTCCAACTTGGCAGTCAGCGAGGGCCCCATAGGTGCCCAACCCGGCGGACCGCCTGAGGCGGAGCCGCGGCCTCCCCAGTCCCCGGCCTCTACAGCCAGCTTCATCTTCTCCAAGGGCACTAAGAAGCTGCAGCTTGAGCGGCCCCTGTCACCTGAGACCCAGGCTGACCTCCAGCGGAATCTGGTGGCTGAACTTCAGAGCATCTCAGAGCAACGGCCACCTCAGGCTCCAAAGAAACCACTTAAGGCGCCCCCACCTGTGGCACGCAAGCCCTCCATGGGAacacccccacccacctcccctaGCTTTCCGCGGGCTGAGCCCCTTACTGCCCCTTCCACCAACGGGCTCCCTCATGCTGAGGCTAGGACTAAGGGGGAGCCGGCGGAAAATGGAGGTGTTGTGCAGCTGGCAGACTCAAAGGAGAGGCAGCGAGACCCCGCTGGCTCAG ATCCACAGAAAGAGCTGGTCTGA
- the NHSL3 gene encoding NHS-like protein 3 isoform X1: MAARAPPAAPAAEEPGGPGGPPRRKKSRSGASGLRRAFSWLRGKRRKKKATGAEGAEPAAPRAKKADGKAKRAEGKGRGSAKSESDTRLSAGPGQGPGSLGDEHQDNVFFPSGRPPHLEELHTQAQEGLRSLQHQEKQKLNKGGWDHGDTQSLQSSQTELSEDSISFCSQTTSYTAESSTAEDALSIRSEMIQRKGSTFRPHDSFPKSSGKSGRRRRERRSTVLGLPQHVQKELGLRNEREAPGTPRPPRSRDAVRIPTVDGCLAGPASGTGARVSLQALEAAAEADTETEAVLQCHIDRVYRDDTLVGRSTGARPSPLTRPKSLAVPGLTGGAGPPEPLSPAMSISPQATYLSKLIPHAVLPPTVDVVALGRCSLRTLSRCSLLSASPASIRSLGRFSSASSPRPRSRHPSSSSDTWSHSQSSETIVSDGSTLSSKGGSEGRPEGSVAGSSVAPPPQGGSGRGSPSGGSTAEASDTVSIRSSGQSSGRSVSLRKLKRPPPPPRRTHSLHQRASAAPDGPLGLPPKPERKQQPQLPRPPTTGGSEGVGAAPCPPSSTGSWVPGLSPGGSRRPPRSPERTLSPSSGYSSQSGTPTLPPKGLAGAPASPGKTQPPKPGRVASLRSPGASVSSSLTSLCSSSSDPAPSDRSGPQMSTPLGDRFVIPPHPKVPAPFSPPPSKPRSPSQAAPALATPSGVPGPVLTSDGKLELTATPQTSLTPLQEALVVSKDRSPPPSPPPSYHPPPPPSKKPEVVEEAPFTPEAAGEPLQDPSWPPPPPPAPEEQDLSMADFPPPEEAFFSLAGPEPAGPSDLSEPVSSLVTLPSDIVSSQSQPWGTPEPPPALPPTSSVPELAKLPRKEPVGCSKSSGVPREDTGTPLVTPSLLQMVRLRSVGASTGAPTPASGPSAPQKPLRRSLSGRASPAPAPSSGLHAAVQLKASNLAVSEGPIGAQPGGPPEAEPRPPQSPASTASFIFSKGTKKLQLERPLSPETQADLQRNLVAELQSISEQRPPQAPKKPLKAPPPVARKPSMGTPPPTSPSFPRAEPLTAPSTNGLPHAEARTKGEPAENGGVVQLADSKERQRDPAGSDPQKELV, from the exons GCTCTGCCAAGTCTGAGAGTGACACACGTCTAAGTGCAGGGCCCGGCCAGGGGCCAGGATCTCTAGGGGATGAGCACCAGGACAATGTCTTCTTCCCCAGCGGGCGGCCGCCGCACCTGGAGGAGCTGCACACGCAGGCCCAGGAGGGGCtccgctccctgcagcaccaag AAAAACAGAAGCTGAACAAGGGtggctgggaccatggagacaCCCAGAGCCTTCAG TCCTCCCAGACGGAGCTGAGTGAAGACAGCATCTCCTTCTGCAGCCAGACCACATCCTACACAGCTGAGAGCTCCACGGCAGAGGATGCTCTCTCCATCCGCTCAGAGATGATCCAGCGCAAAG GCTCCACCTTCCGACCCCATGACTCATTTCCCAAATCATCTGGAAAGTCAGGGCGGCGGCGGCGAGAACGGCGGAGCACGGTGCTGGGATTGCCACAGCATGTGCAGAAGGAACTCG GCCTGCGGAATGAGCGGGAGGCACCGGGTACTCCCCGACCTCCCCGCTCCCGGGATGCTGTACGCATCCCCACAGTGGACGGCTGCCTGGCCGGCCCGGCCTCAGGGACAGGAGCCCGGGTATCCCTGCAGGCGCTGGAGGCAGCGGCGGAGGCCGACACCGAGACAGAGGCCGTGCTGCAGTGCCATATCGACCGCGTCTACCGGGACGACACCCTCGTAGGCCGGTCCACAGGAGCCCGGCCTTCGCCCTTGACCAGGCCCAAGTCCTTGGCAGTGCCTGGGCTGACAGGAGGGGCAGGGCCTCCAGAGCCCCTGAGCCCGGCCATGTCCATCTCGCCCCAGGCTACCTACCTGTCGAAGCTGATTCCACACGCTGTACTGCCGCCCACAGTCGATGTGGTGGCCCTGGGCCGCTGCAGCCTGCGCACACTGAGCCGCTGCAGCCTGCTGTCGGCCAGCCCGGCCTCCATCCGCTCGCTGGGCCGCTTCTCCTCGGCCTCAAGCCCTCGGCCCCGCAGCCGCCACCCTTCCTCCTCCAGTGACACCTGGAGCCACTCTCAGTCCTCGGAGACCATCGTGTCTGACGGCTCCACCCTCTCCTCCAAGGGCGGCTCAGAAGGGCGGCCGGAGGGCTCCGTGGCTGGCAGTAGTGTGGCACCACCTCCCCAGGGCGGCAGCGGGAGGGGCTCTCCCAGTGGGGGCAGCACTGCCGAGGCCTCAGACACGGTCAGCATCCGCAGCAGCGGGCAGTCGTCTGGCCGGAGCGTGTCCCTGCGGAAACTGAAGCGGCCTCCGCCGCCTCCCCGCCGGACCCACTCGCTCCATCAGCGGGCCTCGGCAGCACCCGACGGGCCTCTGGGGTTGCCTCCCAAGCCCGAGCGGAAGCAGCAGCCACAGCTACCTCGGCCGCCCACCACTGGTGGGTCAGAAGGGGTGGGGGCAGCACCCTGTCCACCCAGCTCAACAGGCAGCTGGGTGCCTGGCTTGTCTCCAGGTGGCTCCCGGCGCCCACCACGCTCCCCAGAACGGACGCTCTCACCCTCTAGTGGGTACTCAAGCCAAAGCGGTACCCCTACCCTCCCTCCCAAAGGCCTGGCAGGTGCCCCCGCTTCTCCAGGCAAGACCCAGCCCCCTAAGCCAGGACGTGTCGCCTCCCTTCGCTCTCCTGgggcctcagtctcctcctcccTCACATCTCTGTGTTCTTCCTCCTCTGACCCGGCCCCCTCAGACCGCTCTGGTCCACAGATGTCTACTCCCCTAGGTGACAGGTTTGtcatccctccccaccccaaggtGCCTGCCCCATTTTCCCCGCCCCCATCAAAGCCCAGGAGCCCCAGTCAAGCTGCTCCTGCTCTGGCCACCCCTTCTGGGGTCCCTGGACCTGTCTTGACCAGTGATGGCAAGCTTGAGTTGACTGCCACTCCCCAGACATCCCTGACCCCACTACAGGAGGCTCTCGTGGTCTCCAAAGACCGGTcgcccccaccatccccacccccatcttACCATCCCCCCCCTCCACCCTCTAAGAAGCCAGAGGTGGTTGAGGAGGCTCCATTTACCCCAGAGGCTGCTGGGGAGCCCCTCCAAGATCCCAgctggcccccacccccacctcctgcaCCTGAGGAACAGGATCTGTCCATGGCTGACTTCCCTCCACCCGAGGAGGCCTTCTTCTCTCTGGCTGGCCCTGAGCCTGCAGGCCCTTCTGACCTCTCAGAGCCTGTCAGTTCCTTGGTCACCTTGCCCTCAGATATCGTCTCTTCCCAGAGCCAGCCCTGGGGTACACCAGAGCCTCCCCCAGCTCTACCTCCTACGAGTTCTGTCCCCGAGCTGGCCAAACTCCCTAGGAAAGAACCAGTGGGCTGCAGCAAGAGCAGTGGGGTTCCCAGAGAGGACACTGGCACACCCCTGGTCACACCTTCGCTCCTGCAGATGGTGCGGCTGCGTTCTGTGGGTGCTTCCACAGGGGCTCCAACCCCAGCATCAGGGCCATCGGCCCCCCAGAAGCCCCTACGAAGGTCCCTGTCAGGGCGGGCCAGCCCTGCGCCTGCCCCCTCCTCGGGGCTCCATGCTGCCGTCCAACTCAAGGCCTCCAACTTGGCAGTCAGCGAGGGCCCCATAGGTGCCCAACCCGGCGGACCGCCTGAGGCGGAGCCGCGGCCTCCCCAGTCCCCGGCCTCTACAGCCAGCTTCATCTTCTCCAAGGGCACTAAGAAGCTGCAGCTTGAGCGGCCCCTGTCACCTGAGACCCAGGCTGACCTCCAGCGGAATCTGGTGGCTGAACTTCAGAGCATCTCAGAGCAACGGCCACCTCAGGCTCCAAAGAAACCACTTAAGGCGCCCCCACCTGTGGCACGCAAGCCCTCCATGGGAacacccccacccacctcccctaGCTTTCCGCGGGCTGAGCCCCTTACTGCCCCTTCCACCAACGGGCTCCCTCATGCTGAGGCTAGGACTAAGGGGGAGCCGGCGGAAAATGGAGGTGTTGTGCAGCTGGCAGACTCAAAGGAGAGGCAGCGAGACCCCGCTGGCTCAG ATCCACAGAAAGAGCTGGTCTGA